The proteins below come from a single Scatophagus argus isolate fScaArg1 chromosome 15, fScaArg1.pri, whole genome shotgun sequence genomic window:
- the qrsl1 gene encoding glutamyl-tRNA(Gln) amidotransferase subunit A, mitochondrial — MLGLTISEVSLALRQGRISPTELCRKCLNRIRKTQHLNAFITVTEESALKQAQEAETRLLQGAPKGPLDGIPFAVKDNFCTENIKTTCASRMLKGYIPPYNATVVQKLFDQGAVLVGKTNMDEFAMGAGSTDGAFGPVRNPWSYAVPYREQTGAEPDSDWVIAGGSSGGSAAAVASLTSYLALGSDTGGSTRNPGALCGVVALKPTYGLLSRHGLIPLVNSMDVPGIVTRSVNDTAIVLGVLQGLDVRDSTTIPAPSSLTDLPEDFDAKNICVGIPKEYHAPGLSEETVAQWRRVADMFERAGARVEQVSLPHTQHSIVCYHVLCCAEVASNMARFDGLEYGHRSAVDSSTEVMYASTRHEGFNDVVRGRILSGNYFLLKQNYQRYFVKAQKIRRLIANDFKRVFSSGVDVLLTPTTLTDAACYSNFTQEDNRTRSTQEDVFTQPVNMAGLPAVSVPTALSRRGLPISLQLIGPALQDKKLLSVAQWIEQRVGFPSISDYGESRESNNDTGMTKREQTSAV; from the exons ATGCTTGGCCTGACAATTAGTGAG GTGTCTTTGGCACTCAGGCAGGGAAGAATCTCCCCAACAGAGCTTTGTAGGAAGTGTCTGAACCGCatcaggaaaacacaacatcttAATGCTTTCATCACTGTGACGGAGGAGTCAGCGCTGAAGCAGGCTCAAGAAGCAGAAACCAGACTGCTGCAAG gtgCCCCAAAAGGTCCGCTGGATGGAATCCCCTTTGCAGTCAAGGACAACTTCTGCACAGAAAATATAAAGACCACTTGTGCTTCCAGGATGCTGAAAG GCTACATCCCACCCTACAATGCTACAGTAGTCCAGAAGCTCTTTGACCAAGGGGCCGTTCTCGTGGGGAAGACCAACATGGATGAGTTTGCTATGGG TGCAGGCAGTACTGATGGGGCTTTCGGTCCGGTGCGAAACCCCTGGAGCTATGCTGTTCCATACAGAGAGCAGACAGGGGCAGAACCAGACTCTGACTGGGTCATTGCTGGAGGAAGTTCAGGAGGAAGCGCTGCAGCTGTGGCATCACTCACCAGCTACCT GGCTTTGGGTTCAGACACCGGTGGTTCTACTCGTAACCCTGGAGCGCTGTGTGGTGTCGTGGCGCTGAAGCCCACATACGGTCTGCTGTCCAGGCATGGTCTCATCCCCCTGGTCAACTCCATGGACGTCCCTGGCATTGTGACTCGTAGTGTTAACGATACAGCCATTGTCTTAG GTGTGCTCCAAGGTCTTGATGTTAGAGACTCTACAACAATTCCTGCACCTTCATCGCTGACAGATCTACCTGAAGACTTTGATGCCAAGAACATCTGTGTAGGCATCCCCAAG GAATACCATGCCCCAGGGCTGTCTGAAGAGACTGTGGCACAGTGGCGTCGCGTTGCTGACATGTTTGAGAGGGCGGGGGCGCGGGTGGAGCAAGTATCCCTCCCCCACACTCAGCACTCCATTGTGTGCTACCatgtcctgtgctgtgctgaggTGGCGTCTAACATGGCCCGTTTTGATGGCCTGGAATACG GTCACCGTAGTGCCGTGGACAGCTCAACAGAGGTCATGTACGCCTCCACCCGACATGAGGGCTTCAACGACGTAGTGAGAGGAAGGATATTGTCTGGGAACTACTTCCTGCTCAAACA GAACTACCAGCGCTACTTTGTAAAGGCTCAGAAAATCCGCCGGCTGATTGCGAATGATTTCAAGCGTGTGTTCAGCTCGGGTGTAGACGTGCTGTTGACGCCCACCACTCTGACTGACGCAGCCTGTTACTCCAACTTCACACAGGAAGACAACCGAACTCGCAGCACACAGGAAGATGTCTTTACCCAGCCTGTCAACATGGCAG GTCTCCCCGCTGTTTCTGTGCCAACTGCTTTATCAAGACGGGGCCTTCCCATTAGTTTGCAGCTTATCGGTCCCGCTCTCCAAGACAAGAAGCTGCTAAGTGTTGCCCAGTGGATTGAGCAGAGGGTTGGGTTTCCCTCCATCAGTGACTATGGGGAGTCCAGGGAGAGCAATAATGACACAGGAATGACCAAAAGGGAGCAGACCTCAGCTGTGTGA
- the iars2 gene encoding isoleucine--tRNA ligase, mitochondrial isoform X3 — MLLCRVSAISQTLARWGRRSHRGGGLLHRALSVSSKRCHGVSSKEGSAQPTEAGSAQGLYRDTVLLPRTDFPVKLTGQKLLDRELKIQKECGFADLYSWQRERKVKKEFCLHDGPPYANGDPHVGHALNKILKDIRNRFEMLRGRQVHYIPGWDCHGLPIELKALGELGTSGLGPLQIRQKARAFAEEAIARQRAAFQRWGVMADWDQCYYTYDGAYEAAQLKVFQEMHSKGFIYQDYKPIFWSPSSRTALAEAELDYNSEHVSRAIYASFPLITLPPKIASEAAGLDGVCVLVWTTQPWTIPANQAVCFMPNAQYSVVKRADNSELLLVATERTASVAALLGTELESVGTFIGSQLEGGICKHPTIPDKEVPLLPANHVTMAKGTGLVHTAPAHGMEDYSVASQFELSVECMVDEDGKFTELAGPALQNLSVMTEGTDKVISMLKECGALVKEEQCVHSYPYDWRTKQPVIIRPSKQWFINTASLKDKAKEALQKVRVLPESARGSLLAMLDRRTYWCISRQRSWGVPIPVFYHRETGEALINKHTVSHIAKLFKEKGSDCWWKLPIETLLPAEVLKKSKAGPVTDYVRGEDVLDIWFDSGASWAAVLEETDSRADAYIEGKDQIGGWFQSSLLTSVAVRNKAPYKSLVVHGFVLSEKGEKMSKSVGNVVDPDTVINGGKDPSLPPYGADVLRWWVADSNVFSEIQIGPTALNSAADNIGKVRKTLKFLLGNLQGFDPRVQAVDPKDMRYIDQYMLHLLREYSMKVTDAYSEFDASRVIRVLQAFITRELSSFYFSIVKDRLYCDSEDSLGRRSCQTVLEEILDGVTRSIAPILPHLAEEVYLHAPGHDQGETLFKSGWIKSSSVWRRPGLEEAVEGACAIRDSFLSSIAGKNAAKFDLTIAIEPSLLFELMESLQEEPTSTSSQLAELMMVARVNLTSKLPRDLPPDAILSHGTFLINLEGGVIREESSYSIAVVPTSGARCPRCRRYTAESADCLCPRCQTVVSQAH, encoded by the exons ATGCTGCTGTGTCGCGTTTCGGCAATAAGCCAGACGCTAGCGAGATGGGGACGGAGGTCACACCGAGGAGGCGGCCTCCTCCATCGTGCTCTCTCCGTCAGTTCCAAGCGCTGTCATGGTGTAAGTTCAAAAGAAGGCAGCGCTCAGCCGACAGAGGCCGGCTCTGCTCAGGGACTGTACCGAGACACGGTGCTTCTTCCTCGAACTGACTTCCCAGTCAAACTGACTGGACAGAAGTTGCTGGACCGAGAACTCAAAATCCAGAAG GAATGTGGATTTGCAGATTTGTACTCTtggcaaagagagaggaaggtcAAGAAGGAGTTCTGTCTTCATGATGGACCCCCTTACGCCAATGGAGACCCTCATGTAGGACACGCACTCAATAAG ATCCTGAAGGATATTCGTAACCGTTTTGAGATGCTGAGGGGGCGACAGGTCCACTACATTCCAGGCTGGGACTGCCACGGCCTGCCCATCGAGCTGAAGGCTCTGGGAGAGTTAGGGACTAGCGGCCTTGGCCCCTTGCAGATCAGACAGAAAG CACGGGCGTTTGCAGAGGAGGCCATAGCTCGTCAGAGGGCTGCTTTCCAGCGCTGGGGCGTGATGGCTGACTGGGACCAGTGCTACTACACGTATGACGGAGCCTATGAGGCTGCTCAGCTCAAAGTCTTCCAGGAGATGCACAGCAAG GGTTTCATCTACCAGGACTACAAGCCAATCTTCTGGTCCCCTTCATCAAG AACAGCTCTAGCAGAGGCAGAGTTAGACTACAACTCTGAGCATGTGAGCAGAGCCATCTATGCCTCCTTCCCCCTGATCACACTGCCGCCTAAGATAGCCTCAGAAGCAG CAGGTCTGgatggtgtctgtgtgttggtgtggaCCACCCAGCCTTGGACCATTCCTGCCAACCAGGCCGTCTGCTTCATGCCCAATGCTCA GTACTCTGTGGTGAAGAGGGCAGACAACTCTGAGCTGCTCTTAGTGGCCACTGAGCGCACAGCCAGTGTGGCAGCGCTGctgggcacagagctggagagTGTAGGCACCTTTATAg GCTCCCAGCTTGAGGGTGGGATCTGCAAACATCCTACAATTCCTGACAAGGAAGTTCCGCTGTTGCCAGCCAATCACGTGACTATGGCAAAAGGAACAGGATTGGTCCACACAGCACCAGCTCATGGCATGGAGGATTACAGTGTGGCCTCACAGTTTGAACTGTCTGTg GAGTGTATGGTGGATGAGGACGGCAAGTTCACTGAACTGGCTGGCCCTGCGCTACAGAATCTGTCTGTGATGACCGAAGGGACAGACAAAG TGATTTCCATGCTGAAGGAGTGTGGGGCTCTGGTGAAGGAGGAGCAGTGTGTTCACAGTTACCCGTATGACTGGAGGACAAAGCAGCCTGTCATCATCAGGCCCAGCAAACAGTGGTTTATCAACACGGCATCACTTAAAGACAAAGCCAAG gaGGCGCTGCAGAAGGTGCGTGTTTTGCCGGAATCGGCGCGCGGCAGCCTGCTGGCCATGCTGGACAGACGGACTTACTGGTGCATCTCCAGACAGCGAAGCTGGGGCGTCCCAATCCCAGTCTTCTACCACAGAGAGACCGGAGAGGCTCTCATTAACAA ACACACAGTGTCCCATATAGCAAAGCTCTTCAAAGAAAAGGGCAGTGACTGCTGGTGGAAGCTTCCTATTGAGACTTTGCTGCCAGCAGAAGTGCTGAAGAAG agtAAAGCAGGTCCAGTGACTGACTATGTTCGCGGAGAAGATGTCCTTGACATCTGGTTCGACAGCGGAGCATCGTGGGCTGCTGTACTCGAAG AGACGGACTCCAGGGCAGATGCATACATAGAAGGGAAGGACCAGATTGGAGGCTGGTTTCAGTCCTCCCTGCTGACCAGTGTAGCCGTCAGGAACAAGGCACCTTACAA gtctCTGGTGGTGCATGGCTTTGTTCTCAGTGAGAAGGGAGAGAAGATGTCCAAGTCTGTGGGCAACGTCGTGGATCCCGACACAGTCATTAATGGAGGGAAG GACCCCAGCCTGCCACCCTATGGGGCAGACGTGTTGCGTTGGTGGGTGGCAGATTCAAATGTCTTCTCTGAGATTCAGATCGGACCCACTGCGCTCAACTCAGCCGCGGACAACATCGGCAAG GTGAGGAAGACTCTGAAGTTCCTGCTCGGCAACTTGCAGGGTTTCGACCCACGTGTGCAGGCTGTGGACCCCAAAGACATGCGCTACATTGATCAGTACATGTTGCACTTGCTCCGCGAGTACAGCATGAAG gtgACAGACGCCTACAGTGAGTTTGATGCTAGCAGGGTCATCCGGGTCCTCCAAGCCTTCATCACCAGAGAACTCTCCAGCTTTTACTTCAGCATCGTCAAAGACAG GTTGTATTGTGATTCGGAGGACTCATTGGGCAGACGATCATGTCAGACAGTTTTAGAGGAGATTCTGGATGGAGTGACCAGATCCATAGCTCCCATCCTGCCACATCTAGCCGAAGAGGTCTATCTACACGCACCAGGACATGACC AAGGGGAGACATTGTTTAAGAGTGGCTGGATCAAAAGCAGTTCTGTGTGGCGGCGACCGGGATTGGAGGAGGCAGTGGAAGGGGCATGTGCCATCAGAGACTCCTTCCTGTCTTCCATTGCAGGCAAAAATGCTGCTAAGTTTGACCTCACCATTGCTATTGAACCCAGTTTGCTGTTTGAACTCATGGAG TCTCTCCAAGAGGaacccacctccacctcctcgcAGCTGGCTGAGCTGATGATGGTAGCACGGGTCAACCTGACCAGTAAGCTACCTCGCGATCTGCCCCCAGATGCCATACTTAGCCACGGTACCTTCCTCATCAACTTGGAAG GTGGTGTTATCCGTGAGGAGAGCAGCTACAGTATAGCAGTGGTGCCCACTTCTGGTGCCCGATGCCCACGGTGTCGCCGCTACACTGCAGAGTCAGCTGACTGCCTCTGCCCACGCTGCCAGACTGTTGTTTCACAGGCTCACTGA
- the iars2 gene encoding isoleucine--tRNA ligase, mitochondrial isoform X1, giving the protein MLLCRVSAISQTLARWGRRSHRGGGLLHRALSVSSKRCHGVSSKEGSAQPTEAGSAQGLYRDTVLLPRTDFPVKLTGQKLLDRELKIQKECGFADLYSWQRERKVKKEFCLHDGPPYANGDPHVGHALNKILKDIRNRFEMLRGRQVHYIPGWDCHGLPIELKALGELGTSGLGPLQIRQKARAFAEEAIARQRAAFQRWGVMADWDQCYYTYDGAYEAAQLKVFQEMHSKGFIYQDYKPIFWSPSSRTALAEAELDYNSEHVSRAIYASFPLITLPPKIASEAAGLDGVCVLVWTTQPWTIPANQAVCFMPNAQYSVVKRADNSELLLVATERTASVAALLGTELESVGTFIGSQLEGGICKHPTIPDKEVPLLPANHVTMAKGTGLVHTAPAHGMEDYSVASQFELSVECMVDEDGKFTELAGPALQNLSVMTEGTDKVISMLKECGALVKEEQCVHSYPYDWRTKQPVIIRPSKQWFINTASLKDKAKEALQKVRVLPESARGSLLAMLDRRTYWCISRQRSWGVPIPVFYHRETGEALINKHTVSHIAKLFKEKGSDCWWKLPIETLLPAEVLKKSKAGPVTDYVRGEDVLDIWFDSGASWAAVLEEEIEGDPEEPESHLRWLPAALRKPLVAETDSRADAYIEGKDQIGGWFQSSLLTSVAVRNKAPYKSLVVHGFVLSEKGEKMSKSVGNVVDPDTVINGGKDPSLPPYGADVLRWWVADSNVFSEIQIGPTALNSAADNIGKVRKTLKFLLGNLQGFDPRVQAVDPKDMRYIDQYMLHLLREYSMKVTDAYSEFDASRVIRVLQAFITRELSSFYFSIVKDRLYCDSEDSLGRRSCQTVLEEILDGVTRSIAPILPHLAEEVYLHAPGHDQGETLFKSGWIKSSSVWRRPGLEEAVEGACAIRDSFLSSIAGKNAAKFDLTIAIEPSLLFELMESLQEEPTSTSSQLAELMMVARVNLTSKLPRDLPPDAILSHGTFLINLEGGVIREESSYSIAVVPTSGARCPRCRRYTAESADCLCPRCQTVVSQAH; this is encoded by the exons ATGCTGCTGTGTCGCGTTTCGGCAATAAGCCAGACGCTAGCGAGATGGGGACGGAGGTCACACCGAGGAGGCGGCCTCCTCCATCGTGCTCTCTCCGTCAGTTCCAAGCGCTGTCATGGTGTAAGTTCAAAAGAAGGCAGCGCTCAGCCGACAGAGGCCGGCTCTGCTCAGGGACTGTACCGAGACACGGTGCTTCTTCCTCGAACTGACTTCCCAGTCAAACTGACTGGACAGAAGTTGCTGGACCGAGAACTCAAAATCCAGAAG GAATGTGGATTTGCAGATTTGTACTCTtggcaaagagagaggaaggtcAAGAAGGAGTTCTGTCTTCATGATGGACCCCCTTACGCCAATGGAGACCCTCATGTAGGACACGCACTCAATAAG ATCCTGAAGGATATTCGTAACCGTTTTGAGATGCTGAGGGGGCGACAGGTCCACTACATTCCAGGCTGGGACTGCCACGGCCTGCCCATCGAGCTGAAGGCTCTGGGAGAGTTAGGGACTAGCGGCCTTGGCCCCTTGCAGATCAGACAGAAAG CACGGGCGTTTGCAGAGGAGGCCATAGCTCGTCAGAGGGCTGCTTTCCAGCGCTGGGGCGTGATGGCTGACTGGGACCAGTGCTACTACACGTATGACGGAGCCTATGAGGCTGCTCAGCTCAAAGTCTTCCAGGAGATGCACAGCAAG GGTTTCATCTACCAGGACTACAAGCCAATCTTCTGGTCCCCTTCATCAAG AACAGCTCTAGCAGAGGCAGAGTTAGACTACAACTCTGAGCATGTGAGCAGAGCCATCTATGCCTCCTTCCCCCTGATCACACTGCCGCCTAAGATAGCCTCAGAAGCAG CAGGTCTGgatggtgtctgtgtgttggtgtggaCCACCCAGCCTTGGACCATTCCTGCCAACCAGGCCGTCTGCTTCATGCCCAATGCTCA GTACTCTGTGGTGAAGAGGGCAGACAACTCTGAGCTGCTCTTAGTGGCCACTGAGCGCACAGCCAGTGTGGCAGCGCTGctgggcacagagctggagagTGTAGGCACCTTTATAg GCTCCCAGCTTGAGGGTGGGATCTGCAAACATCCTACAATTCCTGACAAGGAAGTTCCGCTGTTGCCAGCCAATCACGTGACTATGGCAAAAGGAACAGGATTGGTCCACACAGCACCAGCTCATGGCATGGAGGATTACAGTGTGGCCTCACAGTTTGAACTGTCTGTg GAGTGTATGGTGGATGAGGACGGCAAGTTCACTGAACTGGCTGGCCCTGCGCTACAGAATCTGTCTGTGATGACCGAAGGGACAGACAAAG TGATTTCCATGCTGAAGGAGTGTGGGGCTCTGGTGAAGGAGGAGCAGTGTGTTCACAGTTACCCGTATGACTGGAGGACAAAGCAGCCTGTCATCATCAGGCCCAGCAAACAGTGGTTTATCAACACGGCATCACTTAAAGACAAAGCCAAG gaGGCGCTGCAGAAGGTGCGTGTTTTGCCGGAATCGGCGCGCGGCAGCCTGCTGGCCATGCTGGACAGACGGACTTACTGGTGCATCTCCAGACAGCGAAGCTGGGGCGTCCCAATCCCAGTCTTCTACCACAGAGAGACCGGAGAGGCTCTCATTAACAA ACACACAGTGTCCCATATAGCAAAGCTCTTCAAAGAAAAGGGCAGTGACTGCTGGTGGAAGCTTCCTATTGAGACTTTGCTGCCAGCAGAAGTGCTGAAGAAG agtAAAGCAGGTCCAGTGACTGACTATGTTCGCGGAGAAGATGTCCTTGACATCTGGTTCGACAGCGGAGCATCGTGGGCTGCTGTACTCGAAG AAGAGATAGAAGGAGACCCTGAGGAGCCTGAGTCCCATCTCAGATGGCTCCCTGCTGCACTTCGCAAACCTCTGGTCGCAG AGACGGACTCCAGGGCAGATGCATACATAGAAGGGAAGGACCAGATTGGAGGCTGGTTTCAGTCCTCCCTGCTGACCAGTGTAGCCGTCAGGAACAAGGCACCTTACAA gtctCTGGTGGTGCATGGCTTTGTTCTCAGTGAGAAGGGAGAGAAGATGTCCAAGTCTGTGGGCAACGTCGTGGATCCCGACACAGTCATTAATGGAGGGAAG GACCCCAGCCTGCCACCCTATGGGGCAGACGTGTTGCGTTGGTGGGTGGCAGATTCAAATGTCTTCTCTGAGATTCAGATCGGACCCACTGCGCTCAACTCAGCCGCGGACAACATCGGCAAG GTGAGGAAGACTCTGAAGTTCCTGCTCGGCAACTTGCAGGGTTTCGACCCACGTGTGCAGGCTGTGGACCCCAAAGACATGCGCTACATTGATCAGTACATGTTGCACTTGCTCCGCGAGTACAGCATGAAG gtgACAGACGCCTACAGTGAGTTTGATGCTAGCAGGGTCATCCGGGTCCTCCAAGCCTTCATCACCAGAGAACTCTCCAGCTTTTACTTCAGCATCGTCAAAGACAG GTTGTATTGTGATTCGGAGGACTCATTGGGCAGACGATCATGTCAGACAGTTTTAGAGGAGATTCTGGATGGAGTGACCAGATCCATAGCTCCCATCCTGCCACATCTAGCCGAAGAGGTCTATCTACACGCACCAGGACATGACC AAGGGGAGACATTGTTTAAGAGTGGCTGGATCAAAAGCAGTTCTGTGTGGCGGCGACCGGGATTGGAGGAGGCAGTGGAAGGGGCATGTGCCATCAGAGACTCCTTCCTGTCTTCCATTGCAGGCAAAAATGCTGCTAAGTTTGACCTCACCATTGCTATTGAACCCAGTTTGCTGTTTGAACTCATGGAG TCTCTCCAAGAGGaacccacctccacctcctcgcAGCTGGCTGAGCTGATGATGGTAGCACGGGTCAACCTGACCAGTAAGCTACCTCGCGATCTGCCCCCAGATGCCATACTTAGCCACGGTACCTTCCTCATCAACTTGGAAG GTGGTGTTATCCGTGAGGAGAGCAGCTACAGTATAGCAGTGGTGCCCACTTCTGGTGCCCGATGCCCACGGTGTCGCCGCTACACTGCAGAGTCAGCTGACTGCCTCTGCCCACGCTGCCAGACTGTTGTTTCACAGGCTCACTGA
- the iars2 gene encoding isoleucine--tRNA ligase, mitochondrial isoform X2, giving the protein MLLCRVSAISQTLARWGRRSHRGGGLLHRALSVSSKRCHGVSSKEGSAQPTEAGSAQGLYRDTVLLPRTDFPVKLTGQKLLDRELKIQKECGFADLYSWQRERKVKKEFCLHDGPPYANGDPHVGHALNKILKDIRNRFEMLRGRQVHYIPGWDCHGLPIELKALGELGTSGLGPLQIRQKARAFAEEAIARQRAAFQRWGVMADWDQCYYTYDGAYEAAQLKVFQEMHSKGFIYQDYKPIFWSPSSRTALAEAELDYNSEHVSRAIYASFPLITLPPKIASEAGLDGVCVLVWTTQPWTIPANQAVCFMPNAQYSVVKRADNSELLLVATERTASVAALLGTELESVGTFIGSQLEGGICKHPTIPDKEVPLLPANHVTMAKGTGLVHTAPAHGMEDYSVASQFELSVECMVDEDGKFTELAGPALQNLSVMTEGTDKVISMLKECGALVKEEQCVHSYPYDWRTKQPVIIRPSKQWFINTASLKDKAKEALQKVRVLPESARGSLLAMLDRRTYWCISRQRSWGVPIPVFYHRETGEALINKHTVSHIAKLFKEKGSDCWWKLPIETLLPAEVLKKSKAGPVTDYVRGEDVLDIWFDSGASWAAVLEEEIEGDPEEPESHLRWLPAALRKPLVAETDSRADAYIEGKDQIGGWFQSSLLTSVAVRNKAPYKSLVVHGFVLSEKGEKMSKSVGNVVDPDTVINGGKDPSLPPYGADVLRWWVADSNVFSEIQIGPTALNSAADNIGKVRKTLKFLLGNLQGFDPRVQAVDPKDMRYIDQYMLHLLREYSMKVTDAYSEFDASRVIRVLQAFITRELSSFYFSIVKDRLYCDSEDSLGRRSCQTVLEEILDGVTRSIAPILPHLAEEVYLHAPGHDQGETLFKSGWIKSSSVWRRPGLEEAVEGACAIRDSFLSSIAGKNAAKFDLTIAIEPSLLFELMESLQEEPTSTSSQLAELMMVARVNLTSKLPRDLPPDAILSHGTFLINLEGGVIREESSYSIAVVPTSGARCPRCRRYTAESADCLCPRCQTVVSQAH; this is encoded by the exons ATGCTGCTGTGTCGCGTTTCGGCAATAAGCCAGACGCTAGCGAGATGGGGACGGAGGTCACACCGAGGAGGCGGCCTCCTCCATCGTGCTCTCTCCGTCAGTTCCAAGCGCTGTCATGGTGTAAGTTCAAAAGAAGGCAGCGCTCAGCCGACAGAGGCCGGCTCTGCTCAGGGACTGTACCGAGACACGGTGCTTCTTCCTCGAACTGACTTCCCAGTCAAACTGACTGGACAGAAGTTGCTGGACCGAGAACTCAAAATCCAGAAG GAATGTGGATTTGCAGATTTGTACTCTtggcaaagagagaggaaggtcAAGAAGGAGTTCTGTCTTCATGATGGACCCCCTTACGCCAATGGAGACCCTCATGTAGGACACGCACTCAATAAG ATCCTGAAGGATATTCGTAACCGTTTTGAGATGCTGAGGGGGCGACAGGTCCACTACATTCCAGGCTGGGACTGCCACGGCCTGCCCATCGAGCTGAAGGCTCTGGGAGAGTTAGGGACTAGCGGCCTTGGCCCCTTGCAGATCAGACAGAAAG CACGGGCGTTTGCAGAGGAGGCCATAGCTCGTCAGAGGGCTGCTTTCCAGCGCTGGGGCGTGATGGCTGACTGGGACCAGTGCTACTACACGTATGACGGAGCCTATGAGGCTGCTCAGCTCAAAGTCTTCCAGGAGATGCACAGCAAG GGTTTCATCTACCAGGACTACAAGCCAATCTTCTGGTCCCCTTCATCAAG AACAGCTCTAGCAGAGGCAGAGTTAGACTACAACTCTGAGCATGTGAGCAGAGCCATCTATGCCTCCTTCCCCCTGATCACACTGCCGCCTAAGATAGCCTCAGAAGCAG GTCTGgatggtgtctgtgtgttggtgtggaCCACCCAGCCTTGGACCATTCCTGCCAACCAGGCCGTCTGCTTCATGCCCAATGCTCA GTACTCTGTGGTGAAGAGGGCAGACAACTCTGAGCTGCTCTTAGTGGCCACTGAGCGCACAGCCAGTGTGGCAGCGCTGctgggcacagagctggagagTGTAGGCACCTTTATAg GCTCCCAGCTTGAGGGTGGGATCTGCAAACATCCTACAATTCCTGACAAGGAAGTTCCGCTGTTGCCAGCCAATCACGTGACTATGGCAAAAGGAACAGGATTGGTCCACACAGCACCAGCTCATGGCATGGAGGATTACAGTGTGGCCTCACAGTTTGAACTGTCTGTg GAGTGTATGGTGGATGAGGACGGCAAGTTCACTGAACTGGCTGGCCCTGCGCTACAGAATCTGTCTGTGATGACCGAAGGGACAGACAAAG TGATTTCCATGCTGAAGGAGTGTGGGGCTCTGGTGAAGGAGGAGCAGTGTGTTCACAGTTACCCGTATGACTGGAGGACAAAGCAGCCTGTCATCATCAGGCCCAGCAAACAGTGGTTTATCAACACGGCATCACTTAAAGACAAAGCCAAG gaGGCGCTGCAGAAGGTGCGTGTTTTGCCGGAATCGGCGCGCGGCAGCCTGCTGGCCATGCTGGACAGACGGACTTACTGGTGCATCTCCAGACAGCGAAGCTGGGGCGTCCCAATCCCAGTCTTCTACCACAGAGAGACCGGAGAGGCTCTCATTAACAA ACACACAGTGTCCCATATAGCAAAGCTCTTCAAAGAAAAGGGCAGTGACTGCTGGTGGAAGCTTCCTATTGAGACTTTGCTGCCAGCAGAAGTGCTGAAGAAG agtAAAGCAGGTCCAGTGACTGACTATGTTCGCGGAGAAGATGTCCTTGACATCTGGTTCGACAGCGGAGCATCGTGGGCTGCTGTACTCGAAG AAGAGATAGAAGGAGACCCTGAGGAGCCTGAGTCCCATCTCAGATGGCTCCCTGCTGCACTTCGCAAACCTCTGGTCGCAG AGACGGACTCCAGGGCAGATGCATACATAGAAGGGAAGGACCAGATTGGAGGCTGGTTTCAGTCCTCCCTGCTGACCAGTGTAGCCGTCAGGAACAAGGCACCTTACAA gtctCTGGTGGTGCATGGCTTTGTTCTCAGTGAGAAGGGAGAGAAGATGTCCAAGTCTGTGGGCAACGTCGTGGATCCCGACACAGTCATTAATGGAGGGAAG GACCCCAGCCTGCCACCCTATGGGGCAGACGTGTTGCGTTGGTGGGTGGCAGATTCAAATGTCTTCTCTGAGATTCAGATCGGACCCACTGCGCTCAACTCAGCCGCGGACAACATCGGCAAG GTGAGGAAGACTCTGAAGTTCCTGCTCGGCAACTTGCAGGGTTTCGACCCACGTGTGCAGGCTGTGGACCCCAAAGACATGCGCTACATTGATCAGTACATGTTGCACTTGCTCCGCGAGTACAGCATGAAG gtgACAGACGCCTACAGTGAGTTTGATGCTAGCAGGGTCATCCGGGTCCTCCAAGCCTTCATCACCAGAGAACTCTCCAGCTTTTACTTCAGCATCGTCAAAGACAG GTTGTATTGTGATTCGGAGGACTCATTGGGCAGACGATCATGTCAGACAGTTTTAGAGGAGATTCTGGATGGAGTGACCAGATCCATAGCTCCCATCCTGCCACATCTAGCCGAAGAGGTCTATCTACACGCACCAGGACATGACC AAGGGGAGACATTGTTTAAGAGTGGCTGGATCAAAAGCAGTTCTGTGTGGCGGCGACCGGGATTGGAGGAGGCAGTGGAAGGGGCATGTGCCATCAGAGACTCCTTCCTGTCTTCCATTGCAGGCAAAAATGCTGCTAAGTTTGACCTCACCATTGCTATTGAACCCAGTTTGCTGTTTGAACTCATGGAG TCTCTCCAAGAGGaacccacctccacctcctcgcAGCTGGCTGAGCTGATGATGGTAGCACGGGTCAACCTGACCAGTAAGCTACCTCGCGATCTGCCCCCAGATGCCATACTTAGCCACGGTACCTTCCTCATCAACTTGGAAG GTGGTGTTATCCGTGAGGAGAGCAGCTACAGTATAGCAGTGGTGCCCACTTCTGGTGCCCGATGCCCACGGTGTCGCCGCTACACTGCAGAGTCAGCTGACTGCCTCTGCCCACGCTGCCAGACTGTTGTTTCACAGGCTCACTGA